From Leptospira venezuelensis, a single genomic window includes:
- the rfaE1 gene encoding D-glycero-beta-D-manno-heptose-7-phosphate kinase: protein MYYLDKKRYLEAASKLKTTKIIVIGDLILDEYLIGEVNRISPEAPVPVVWVRNEKTTLGGAGNVVKNLSRLGVQSFVLGRAGNDAAAKTLDDLLSTENTSPSKNTIIRSEKVPTILKTRVIAGHQQVCRIDREETFPLADAEEKQLLESFSKIIQEADAVVLSDYDKGTLTASLIRKSIDIAVQHKKIVTVDPQVSHFFQYEKATVMTPNHHEAGKALGKKLETNLEVEEAAKKIAENLNSPSMMITRGEKGMSLYISSESKTYHIPTVAKEVFDVTGAGDTVISVYTSFLAAGLGELEAAIVSNAAAGVVVGKLGAETVSLEELLEALEKRGSFQ, encoded by the coding sequence TTGTACTACTTAGATAAAAAGCGATATTTGGAAGCGGCTTCTAAATTAAAAACCACTAAAATTATAGTCATCGGAGATCTCATCCTGGATGAGTATTTGATCGGAGAAGTGAACCGAATTTCTCCAGAAGCTCCTGTTCCTGTGGTCTGGGTAAGGAACGAAAAGACCACTTTGGGTGGAGCAGGGAATGTCGTTAAAAATCTTTCTCGGTTAGGAGTTCAATCTTTCGTGCTTGGTAGAGCCGGAAACGATGCTGCTGCTAAAACTTTGGATGATCTTCTTTCTACAGAAAACACAAGCCCTTCAAAGAATACAATTATACGTTCTGAAAAAGTTCCAACCATTCTAAAGACAAGAGTAATTGCCGGTCACCAACAAGTTTGTCGTATAGATAGAGAAGAAACATTTCCTCTCGCTGACGCGGAAGAAAAACAACTTCTGGAAAGTTTTTCTAAGATCATCCAAGAAGCTGATGCGGTTGTTCTTTCCGATTATGATAAGGGAACTTTGACCGCGAGTCTTATTCGCAAATCGATCGATATCGCAGTTCAACACAAAAAGATCGTAACTGTAGATCCTCAAGTCTCTCATTTCTTCCAATACGAAAAAGCAACAGTCATGACTCCCAATCATCATGAAGCAGGGAAGGCTTTAGGTAAAAAATTAGAAACAAACTTAGAAGTAGAAGAAGCAGCCAAAAAGATCGCGGAAAATCTAAATTCTCCGTCGATGATGATCACTCGTGGGGAAAAAGGAATGAGTCTTTATATTTCTTCCGAATCAAAAACCTACCATATTCCCACTGTGGCAAAAGAAGTATTCGATGTCACAGGAGCAGGGGATACTGTGATCTCAGTTTATACTTCTTTCTTAGCGGCTGGTTTAGGTGAGTTGGAAGCGGCAATCGTCTCCAACGCTGCAGCAGGTGTGGTGGTAGGAAAATTAGGTGCTGAAACTGTTTCTTTAGAAGAACTTTTAGAAGCTCTGGAGAAAAGAGGAAGTTTTCAGTGA
- a CDS encoding LON peptidase substrate-binding domain-containing protein: protein MSRTTIPIFPLPEVILFPGTFLPLHIFEPRYRMMLDYCSESGEEMAIAPIKMEPGNLKNPQPEIETIFGWGTIVRKDPLPDGRSNILLEGKGIAKLESYDTMEPFRIGIVEKLEPDSNYIEDKIFVEIFDRILYLTKRILLSEGAKEELILRMNDLWSHPFPVDFISSILNFNFKKKQEILASTDQVAKAQLLVGIVEEMNLGE, encoded by the coding sequence GTGTCAAGAACTACAATTCCGATCTTTCCTCTTCCTGAAGTCATCTTATTTCCAGGCACATTTCTTCCTCTTCATATTTTCGAGCCTAGATATAGAATGATGCTAGATTATTGTTCCGAGTCCGGCGAAGAAATGGCAATCGCTCCTATCAAAATGGAGCCAGGCAATTTAAAAAATCCTCAACCTGAGATCGAAACTATTTTCGGTTGGGGAACAATTGTTCGTAAAGATCCTCTTCCCGACGGAAGATCGAATATACTTTTAGAAGGCAAAGGTATCGCAAAATTGGAATCTTACGATACAATGGAACCTTTCCGTATCGGCATTGTGGAAAAATTAGAACCTGATTCCAACTATATAGAAGATAAAATATTCGTAGAGATCTTCGATCGGATCTTATATCTCACCAAACGAATTTTGCTTTCAGAAGGTGCAAAAGAAGAATTGATCTTAAGAATGAATGACCTTTGGTCTCATCCTTTCCCAGTAGATTTTATTTCTTCTATCTTAAATTTTAATTTTAAGAAGAAGCAGGAGATTCTTGCGAGCACAGATCAGGTCGCCAAGGCACAATTGCTCGTTGGCATTGTAGAAGAAATGAATTTGGGGGAATGA